The region TTTCTAGAGAAAGGAAAATACTGCGCGGGAGAATCATGAGTCTGAATCACAAATTCTCTAGCTTCAACCGGAAGAAACACCACCTTCTACAAAGGCACTTGAATTAGTAGTAATAGCAAAAGAAACAAACGTAAGTCAGGGCTATTGTCTTACCCCAGGTACCAAACTTGGTATTGTATGTAGGTCGGAGTGAAATTCTTGAGGTGGAGAAAGGAACATTCCCCAAATGGTTGCCGTATGTGTTGCATCATAATAAAGTGAGAGTGTTGGATATTTTGGGGCGTCATCGTCAAGCCATAAATATGATATGTCGTCACTGATGGTGCTGCAACTTGTTGAGTTGCACATAGCAACTTGCTGGAACTGCTCTATCTTCAGCACAGCTCCGACTAGCTTCTCCCAGTTGTCGTAGTTTTTCGACATATCGGTCGCTCTTTCTTTTAAATTGAGGGGAAATATGTGTAAGTTTAATTTCAGGTACAGGAACGAGGAAGGTGGAGTGACTTTTTGGTCGATACTCACTCAGAGTCTTCGTCAACTCCACATAATAAGTCTTTCTAATTTAATGTAGACTAAATAATATATGCAGCATATTCGTCTGTCAGTATTTTTCGTTATTTTTCCACCCTAGTCAAAACATACTTTAGTGGGGCTTATGTGAATCACTTTAGAAATTAGTTGTATGCAAATTCATGACAAGCCCTATCTAAAATATGTAACCACCAAGTTCAATGAAAGTACCTCAAATCCTTGAAACGAAGTGTGTATCTATTACACAAGGCAATCAAGCATTAGTCTAAGAATTGGAAAATCAAGAAAGGAGTCATGGCTTAGGTCTAAACTCAATGCCCTGAACGATGAGACCCGACTTCATTTGAGAGCCATCCTTCCCCATCAGCCATGTCTCCACCACTCCATCGTCACCTCCATCGTTATAGAAGCTATCCAACTCCACCTCCATCCATCCATCACCTCTCCCCACAGCTACTCTTCCACTCTCCCGCTGCTGAGATCTACTGGGGCGTTGCAGGTGCACCTTCGCAATCTCTGTCAAGCCGTCGCCTATCCTTACCGGCCCCTTGCCACTCCCTCTGCGTCGGTCACAAGCATTCTCCCGCTCGAAGTGATCCAGAATAGCTGCCCTCTCATCATCACCATTGACTTCATCATTCGTGAATCTCACAAATGCATTTTCTGATTGGAGCCCGCGAGGATTCTGGTCTAGCTTTAAGAGGAGATAACATCCGTAGACGGTGCCGGAGGATAGCATCCGTGTGTTTATGTTGCCTCTGATTTCAAGCCAGAAAACTTCGTTTAACAGAGCAACCTCCGAGAATCTGCAATTGGACAATGGTTAAACGAAACCATGTTTCATTGAAAAATGTGGGATTGTGAAGAAGGGACCTTGAAAAACCTGAGGTGTCGCCACACCAGATAATTCCCAGCTCCTTTGCTCGCACCATGTAGCACTTCTTGCCCTTCTTTCTTTCCAGACAAAAGCTCTGTTTCAAAATATGTTGTGTTTCAAGGATTATAGCACTTAATCAAAACTTAATTTtcgataaaataattttttagttgTACTATGTTTACAATTAATGTATTAATATTGGAAATAAATCCAATCCAACAAATtgctaaattaaaattattgttCTCTTATTTTTCATTCATACCCCATAAAACTAATTGAAGGAAGAATTTGTAcaatatgcattatttgaccAATTCATTTCTGCACAAATAACTGAAAAATCAACGACAGAAAACAAAGTGACGGTTTCCTGATCTAAATTCAGAAGACGGctaaaattaatttatcaaaaCCCCAAACTATTTAATGTAAATAGTCTAGTAGTATTTATGAGTGAAGGATGGAATGATACCAATTTTCCAGCATCGATAAGAATGGGAGAGTTGCAAAGGCTcaagcaatgttttaaaaa is a window of Salvia splendens isolate huo1 chromosome 3, SspV2, whole genome shotgun sequence DNA encoding:
- the LOC121797002 gene encoding uncharacterized protein LOC121797002, with translation MDLLSTLPGECLSEILQRTSPADALRFATVSKGLKSAADSDVVWDGFLPKDMPEIISRSVSPEPAVYAKKKELYLSLCNSPILIDAGKLSFCLERKKGKKCYMVRAKELGIIWCGDTSGFSRFSEVALLNEVFWLEIRGNINTRMLSSGTVYGCYLLLKLDQNPRGLQSENAFVRFTNDEVNGDDERAAILDHFERENACDRRRGSGKGPVRIGDGLTEIAKVHLQRPSRSQQRESGRVAVGRGDGWMEVELDSFYNDGGDDGVVETWLMGKDGSQMKYTLRFKDLSIDQKVTPPSSFLYLKLNLHIFPLNLKERATDMSKNYDNWEKLVGAVLKIEQFQQVAMCNSTSCSTISDDISYLWLDDDAPKYPTLSLYYDATHTATIWGMFLSPPQEFHSDLHTIPSLVPGKVVFLPVEAREFVIQTHDSPAQYFPFSRKYENGSSLRGRFETVGINTFSAVDIRGKIRTRLLTSNTIYGAYLIFKLAYDPYDGERGSGREKAVCRSDRWTEFQIGSFYVDGADEQEMEARVVETSNRWKGGLLVGGIEFRPLVSVKQL